From the Oncorhynchus nerka isolate Pitt River linkage group LG20, Oner_Uvic_2.0, whole genome shotgun sequence genome, one window contains:
- the LOC115101666 gene encoding sterile alpha motif domain-containing protein 10-like isoform X2 — translation MAVDASSFSFCRPAVEYRALPEDFKHLSRQTGGNLTWHDGRGQKTAGGRTVKLLQQPGTESYQHRSGDSYGIYHTSPTQPTLIRPVVLWTQQDVCRWLKKHCPHNYLTYVEAFSHHAITGRALLRLNGDKLERMGLVQETLRQELLHQVLQLQVQEEERNLQLLSRGGSFGNLS, via the exons ATGGCTGTGGACG CCTCCAGTTTCAGTTTCTGCCGGCCTGCTGTGGAGTATAGGGCACTGCCTGAGGACTTCAAGCACCTGAGTCGACAGACGGGAGGGAACCTCACCTGGCATGACGGGCGTGGTCAGAAAACAGCAGGGGGCCGGACAGTGAAGTTGCTCCAACAGCCTGGGACAGAGAGCTATCAG CATCGTTCAGGTGACTCCTATGGAATCTACCACaccagccccacccagcccacTCTGATCCGACCTGTGGTGTTGTGGACTCAGCAGGACGTCTGCCGATGGTTGAAGAAACACTGTCCTCACAACTACCTGACCTACGTAGAGGCCTTCTCTCATCACGCCATCACAG GCCGTGCTCTGTTGCGTCTGAATGGAGATAAGTTGGAGAGGATGGGCTTGGTACAGGAGACGCTGAGGCAGGAGCTCCTACATCAGGTGCTTCAACTGCAGGTGCAAGAGGAGGAACGTAATTTGCAGCTCCTTAGCAGAG GTGGCTCTTTTGGGAACCTGTCGTAA
- the LOC115101666 gene encoding sterile alpha motif domain-containing protein 10-like isoform X1 translates to MAVDAASSFSFCRPAVEYRALPEDFKHLSRQTGGNLTWHDGRGQKTAGGRTVKLLQQPGTESYQHRSGDSYGIYHTSPTQPTLIRPVVLWTQQDVCRWLKKHCPHNYLTYVEAFSHHAITGRALLRLNGDKLERMGLVQETLRQELLHQVLQLQVQEEERNLQLLSRGGSFGNLS, encoded by the exons ATGGCTGTGGACG CAGCCTCCAGTTTCAGTTTCTGCCGGCCTGCTGTGGAGTATAGGGCACTGCCTGAGGACTTCAAGCACCTGAGTCGACAGACGGGAGGGAACCTCACCTGGCATGACGGGCGTGGTCAGAAAACAGCAGGGGGCCGGACAGTGAAGTTGCTCCAACAGCCTGGGACAGAGAGCTATCAG CATCGTTCAGGTGACTCCTATGGAATCTACCACaccagccccacccagcccacTCTGATCCGACCTGTGGTGTTGTGGACTCAGCAGGACGTCTGCCGATGGTTGAAGAAACACTGTCCTCACAACTACCTGACCTACGTAGAGGCCTTCTCTCATCACGCCATCACAG GCCGTGCTCTGTTGCGTCTGAATGGAGATAAGTTGGAGAGGATGGGCTTGGTACAGGAGACGCTGAGGCAGGAGCTCCTACATCAGGTGCTTCAACTGCAGGTGCAAGAGGAGGAACGTAATTTGCAGCTCCTTAGCAGAG GTGGCTCTTTTGGGAACCTGTCGTAA